Proteins from one Cicer arietinum cultivar CDC Frontier isolate Library 1 chromosome 3, Cicar.CDCFrontier_v2.0, whole genome shotgun sequence genomic window:
- the LOC101494952 gene encoding GDSL esterase/lipase LTL1-like — protein MATLSSFVPNIVFVLVLILVLGIIVPRVEARPRAFFVFGDSLVDNGNNNYLHTNARADSPPYGIDYPTHRPTGRFSNGFNIADLISQRIGAKSTLPYLSPQLKGYNLLIGANFASAGIGILNDTGAQFMNVTRMHTQLDYFKAYQRRMTALIGATRTKRLVNQALFLMTVGGNDFVNNYYLVPSSARSRQYSLPQYVKLLICEYRKHLQRLYNLGARRVLVTGSGPLGCAPAELAGHGRNGHCSPKLQLGAALYNPQLVKMLQGLNRKLGRDIFIAANTAQMHKDFVTHPRAYGFVTSKVACCGQGPYNGVGVCRTFSNLCPNRNLYAFWDQFHPSEKANRIIVHRIMSGSTRYMKPMNLSTILALDATT, from the exons atGGCAACCTTGTCTAGTTTTGTTCCTAATATAGTCTTTGTTcttgttttaattttagtaCTAGGCATTATTGTCCCTAGAGTTGAAGCTAGGCCAAGAGCATTCTTTGTATTTGGAGATTCTCTTGTTGACAATGGAAATAACAACTATTTGCATACAAATGCACGTGCTGATTCCCCTCCTTATGGAATTGATTATCCAACTCATAGACCAACTGGTCGTTTCTCTAATGGTTTCAACATTGCTGATCTTATCA GTCAGAGAATTGGTGCTAAGTCTACATTACCATATTTGAGTCCACAATTAAAAGGATACAATCTTCTAATTGGTGCCAATTTTGCTTCAGCTGGAATTGGAATTCTTAATGATACTGGAGCTCAGTTT ATGAATGTGACAAGAATGCATACACAACTAGATTACTTCAAAGCGTATCAACGGCGAATGACGGCTCTAATCGGCGCGACGCGGACTAAAAGACTTGTAAATCAAGCATTGTTTCTGATGACAGTTGGAGGCAATGATTTTGTAAACAATTATTACCTTGTTCCTTCATCTGCAAGGTCTCGCCAATATTCATTACCACAGTATGTCAAGTTGCTTATCTGTGAGTATAGAAAGCACTTGCAG AGGCTATATAATCTCGGTGCTCGGCGAGTTCTTGTGACAGGGTCAGGACCATTGGGTTGCGCCCCTGCAGAACTCGCTGGACATGGTAGAAATGGACATTGTTCTCCTAAACTACAACTTGGTGCAGCATTGTACAATCCTCAACTAGTAAAAATGTTGCAAGGACTCAATAGGAAACTTGGCAGGGACATTTTCATTGCTGCAAATACAGCACAAATGCACAAAGACTTTGTTACTCATCCAAGAGCTTATG GATTTGTTACATCAAAAGTAGCTTGTTGTGGGCAAGGACCCTACAATGGTGTTGGAGTGTGCAGAACATTCTCCAACTTATGCCCAAATAGAAACTTGTATGCATTTTGGGATCAATTTCATCCATCTGAAAAGGCAAATAGAATAATTGTGCATCGAATTATGTCAGGTTCAACAAGATACATGAAGCCAATGAACCTAAGCACCATTCTTGCCTTGGATGCTACCACATGA
- the LOC101494636 gene encoding uncharacterized protein isoform X2 gives MQLQTMASASKTLTLCQCQCQWWSSSTSSSSSLHIPSRVTCRASESHPQQLSVDKTICQIKTSGVIACLRANSAEVALEAANVAIAGGISVVLQQLVKDHPRMALGVGTVLRIEDAKTAINAGAKFLMSPANVKDIMDYVQGREVLYIPGAMTPTEILSAYDAGAKMVKIYPVSALGGFQYIEALKKPFPHVSMVASQGITIDSIVEYITRGASSVVLSDAIFDKEAIAECNFSKIYKLAQSATMLGNQAVNR, from the exons ATGCAATTACAAACAATGGCCTCTGCCAGTAAAACCTTAACCTTGTGTCAATGTCAATGTCAATGGTGGTCTTCTTCtacatcatcttcttcttctctgcATATTCCTAGCAGGGTTACATGCAGAGCCTCTGAGTCTCATCCTCAGCAACTTTCAGTTGACAAAACCATCTGCCAAATCAAAACCTCTGGTGTCATAGCTTGCCTCAGAGCCAATAG TGCAGAAGTGGCCTTGGAAGCTGCAAATGTTGCAATAGCAGGTGGCATTTCAGTT GTTCTACAGCAGCTGGTGAAGGATCATCCTAGAATGGCTCTAGGG GTTGGAACTGTTCTCAGGATTGAGGATGCAAAAACTGCAATTAATGCAGGAGCTAAATTTTTAATGAGTCCTGCAAATGTTAag GATATTATGGATTATGTTCAAGGTCGTGAAGTTTTATATATTCCAGGTGCAATGACTCCAACTGAA ATATTGTCTGCATATGATGCAGGTGCTAAAATGGTCAAG ATTTATCCAGTTTCTGCACTTGGAGGATTTCAATACATAGAAGCACTGAAGAAACCTTTTCCTCATGTTTCTATGGTTGCTTCTCAGGGAATAACAATAG ATTCTATCGTGGAATATATTACGCGAGGAGCGTCGTCAGTTGTTTTGTCAGATGCAATATTTGATAAAGAGGCAATTGCTGAGTGTAATTTCAGTAAGATATATAAACTTGCACAATCAGCTACCATGTTGGGGAACCAAGCTGTGAATAGGTGA
- the LOC101494636 gene encoding uncharacterized protein isoform X3, with product MQLQTMASASKTLTLCQCQCQWWSSSTSSSSSLHIPSRVTCRASESHPQQLSVDKTICQIKTSGVIACLRANSAEVALEAANVAIAGGISVVGTVLRIEDAKTAINAGAKFLMSPANVKDIMDYVQGREVLYIPGAMTPTEILSAYDAGAKMVKIYPVSALGGFQYIEALKKPFPHVSMVASQGITIDSIVEYITRGASSVVLSDAIFDKEAIAECNFSKIYKLAQSATMLGNQAVNR from the exons ATGCAATTACAAACAATGGCCTCTGCCAGTAAAACCTTAACCTTGTGTCAATGTCAATGTCAATGGTGGTCTTCTTCtacatcatcttcttcttctctgcATATTCCTAGCAGGGTTACATGCAGAGCCTCTGAGTCTCATCCTCAGCAACTTTCAGTTGACAAAACCATCTGCCAAATCAAAACCTCTGGTGTCATAGCTTGCCTCAGAGCCAATAG TGCAGAAGTGGCCTTGGAAGCTGCAAATGTTGCAATAGCAGGTGGCATTTCAGTT GTTGGAACTGTTCTCAGGATTGAGGATGCAAAAACTGCAATTAATGCAGGAGCTAAATTTTTAATGAGTCCTGCAAATGTTAag GATATTATGGATTATGTTCAAGGTCGTGAAGTTTTATATATTCCAGGTGCAATGACTCCAACTGAA ATATTGTCTGCATATGATGCAGGTGCTAAAATGGTCAAG ATTTATCCAGTTTCTGCACTTGGAGGATTTCAATACATAGAAGCACTGAAGAAACCTTTTCCTCATGTTTCTATGGTTGCTTCTCAGGGAATAACAATAG ATTCTATCGTGGAATATATTACGCGAGGAGCGTCGTCAGTTGTTTTGTCAGATGCAATATTTGATAAAGAGGCAATTGCTGAGTGTAATTTCAGTAAGATATATAAACTTGCACAATCAGCTACCATGTTGGGGAACCAAGCTGTGAATAGGTGA
- the LOC101494636 gene encoding uncharacterized protein isoform X1 → MQLQTMASASKTLTLCQCQCQWWSSSTSSSSSLHIPSRVTCRASESHPQQLSVDKTICQIKTSGVIACLRANSAEVALEAANVAIAGGISVLEIVMSTPGVFEVLQQLVKDHPRMALGVGTVLRIEDAKTAINAGAKFLMSPANVKDIMDYVQGREVLYIPGAMTPTEILSAYDAGAKMVKIYPVSALGGFQYIEALKKPFPHVSMVASQGITIDSIVEYITRGASSVVLSDAIFDKEAIAECNFSKIYKLAQSATMLGNQAVNR, encoded by the exons ATGCAATTACAAACAATGGCCTCTGCCAGTAAAACCTTAACCTTGTGTCAATGTCAATGTCAATGGTGGTCTTCTTCtacatcatcttcttcttctctgcATATTCCTAGCAGGGTTACATGCAGAGCCTCTGAGTCTCATCCTCAGCAACTTTCAGTTGACAAAACCATCTGCCAAATCAAAACCTCTGGTGTCATAGCTTGCCTCAGAGCCAATAG TGCAGAAGTGGCCTTGGAAGCTGCAAATGTTGCAATAGCAGGTGGCATTTCAGTT TTGGAGATTGTGATGTCTACCCCAGGTGTGTTTGAG GTTCTACAGCAGCTGGTGAAGGATCATCCTAGAATGGCTCTAGGG GTTGGAACTGTTCTCAGGATTGAGGATGCAAAAACTGCAATTAATGCAGGAGCTAAATTTTTAATGAGTCCTGCAAATGTTAag GATATTATGGATTATGTTCAAGGTCGTGAAGTTTTATATATTCCAGGTGCAATGACTCCAACTGAA ATATTGTCTGCATATGATGCAGGTGCTAAAATGGTCAAG ATTTATCCAGTTTCTGCACTTGGAGGATTTCAATACATAGAAGCACTGAAGAAACCTTTTCCTCATGTTTCTATGGTTGCTTCTCAGGGAATAACAATAG ATTCTATCGTGGAATATATTACGCGAGGAGCGTCGTCAGTTGTTTTGTCAGATGCAATATTTGATAAAGAGGCAATTGCTGAGTGTAATTTCAGTAAGATATATAAACTTGCACAATCAGCTACCATGTTGGGGAACCAAGCTGTGAATAGGTGA
- the LOC101494324 gene encoding pentatricopeptide repeat-containing protein At3g61360, which translates to MLTLFFNLNKHFHTQIPNITTSYLPLCSTFKVYFTTQSNNTNIETITKIINDHPFPNKPLHPTLLHHLPPSKPISSSFIEKTLSALFSSHSNGLKALEFFNFTIKYFHNTTPSHSSLEITLHILTRMRYFDKAWNLLQQIAKTHPFLLTLKSMSIVLTKIAKYQSYEDTLDGFRKMEEDVFVGRKFGTDEFNVLLKAFCTQRQMKEARSVFVRFVNRFRPDTKSMNILLLGFKESGDVTSVELFYHEMVKRGFSPDSVTCHVRIDAYCKKGRFGDGLRLFEEMESRKFVPSVETITTLIHGAGLVQNTGKAWQLFNEISLRNLVVDSGAYNALITTLVRNRDIVSAVSLMDEMIEKHIEPDGVTYHTLFLGLRRSKGIEGVCELYLKMTERKFVPKMRTVVMLMKCFCQNRRLDLGLSLWNYLVEKGHCPHAHALDLLVTGLCSRGMVQEAFFCSKQMLERGRYMSSASFLMLERFLNQSREVEKLKELDQMIKKLQSVLPPSRGHATGISNSSVIM; encoded by the coding sequence ATGCTCACACTCTTCTTCAACCTCAACAAACATTTCCACACACAAATCCCCAACATTACAACCTCGTACCTCCCACTTTGTTCCACATTCAAAGTCTACTTCACCACACAATCCAACAACACCAACATAGAAACAATCACAAAAATCATCAACGACCACCCTTTCCCAAACAAACCCCTTCACCCAACACTCCTCCACCACCTCCCTCCTTCAAAACCAATTTCATCTTCCTTCATTGAAAAAACCCTTTCCGCTTTATTCTCTTCTCATTCCAATGGCCTCAAAGCATTGGAGTTTTTCAATTTCACCATCAAATATTTTCACAACACAACCCCATCTCATTCTTCACTTGAAATCACCCTCCACATCCTCACAAGAATGAGGTATTTTGATAAAGCTTGGAACTTGTTGCAACAAATTGCTAAAACACACCCTTTTTTACTTACCCTTAAATCAATGAGCATTGTGTTAACCAAAATTGCAAAGTATCAATCTTATGAGGATACCCTTGATGGGTTTAGGAAAATGGAGGAAGATGTGTTTGTTGGTAGGAAATTTGGGACTGATGAATTCAATGTGCTTCTGAAAGCTTTTTGTACACAGAGGCAAATGAAAGAGGCTAGGTCAGTTTTTGTGAGGTTTGTGAATAGGTTTAGACCGGATACTAAGAGTatgaatattttgttgttaGGTTTTAAAGAATCAGGTGATGTTACTTCGGTTGAGTTGTTTTATCATGAAATGGTTAAGCGAGGTTTTAGTCCGGATAGTGTGACTTGTCATGTTAGGATTGATGCTTATTGTAAGAAAGGTCGGTTTGGTGATGGTTTGAGGCTTTTTGAAGAGATGGAGAGTAGGAAGTTTGTGCCTAGCGTTGAAACGATAACTACTTTGATTCATGGAGCAGGGTTGGTTCAAAACACGGGCAAGGCGTGGCAATTGTTTAATGAGATTAGTTTGAGAAACTTGGTGGTTGATTCTGGTGCTTATAATGCTTTGATTACTACATTGGTTAGAAATAGAGATATTGTATCGGCGGTTTCGTTGATGGATGAGATGATTGAGAAACATATTGAGCCTGATGGTGTAACTTATCATACATTGTTCTTAGGATTGAGGAGGTCAAAAGGGATTGAAGGTGTGTGTGAGCTTTATTTGAAGATGACTGAAAGGAAATTTGTTCCGAAAATGAGGACAGTTGTGATGCTGATGAAATGTTTTTGTCAAAATCGTCGGCTTGATTTAGGTTTAAGTTTATGGAATTACTTGGTAGAGAAAGGTCATTGTCCTCATGCTCATGCTTTAGATCTTTTGGTCACTGGATTATGCTCAAGGGGTATGGTGCAAGAAGCTTTCTTCTGCTCCAAGCAAATGTTGGAGAGAGGGAGATATATGAGTTCTGCATCATTTCTAATGTTGGAGAGGTTTTTGAATCAATCACGTGAAGTTGAAAAATTAAAGGAGCTTGATCAGATGATTAAGAAATTGCAAAGTGTTTTACCGCCATCTAGAGGACATGCTACTGGTATTTCTAACTCCAGTGTTATAATGTAG
- the LOC101494008 gene encoding coatomer subunit zeta-3-like, translating to MASHGSCPVIKNILLLDSEGKRVAVKYFSDDWPTNSSKLAFEKFVFSKTLKTNARTEAEITLLENNIIIYKFAQDLHFFVTGSDDENEIILASVLQGFFDAVTLLLRNNVDKREALENLDLILLCLDEIVDGGMILETTGPLIAEKVTSHTIDAESPLSEQTLTQAWATAREHLTRTLLK from the exons GGTTCATGTCCTGTGATAAAAAATATCCTTCTTTTAGACTCTGAGGGAAAGCGTGTTGCAGTCAAATATTTTTCAGATGACTGGCCAACAAACAGTTCAAAACTAGCTTTTGAGAAATTTGTGTTCAGTAAGACTCTTAAGACAAATGCTCGCACAGAAG CTGAAATAACATTACTAGAGAACAATATCATTATTTACAAATTTGCACAAGACCTCCATTTCTTTGTTACCGGCAGCGACGATGAAAATGAGATCATTTTAGCTTCAGTTCTTCAGGGCTTCTTTGATGCAGTCACCCTTCTGTTGAG GAATAATGTTGACAAAAGAGAGGCACTTGAGAACTTGGATCTCATTCTATTATGCCTTGATGAGATTGTTGATGGAGG GATGATACTCGAGACAACGGGACCACTAATTGCAGAAAAAGTTACCTCCCACACCATAGATGCTGAATCCCCCTTGTCTGAACAG ACACTAACTCAAGCATGGGCTACAGCTAGAGAACATTTGACAAGAACCCTTTTAAAATGA